The following proteins are encoded in a genomic region of Sesamum indicum cultivar Zhongzhi No. 13 linkage group LG8, S_indicum_v1.0, whole genome shotgun sequence:
- the LOC105168435 gene encoding uncharacterized protein LOC105168435 yields the protein MMRRQPQSQQDYYSKIFYELSALVLNIMRSPPPSIDFADQTAVAHRRRREEPSFQQMTPAGFASLLLGISLALMLCGSVTFFLGFILMPWVLGLVIVLYFVGVVSSISMIGRAILCYNSAPPSPRKDIPSWKLL from the coding sequence ATGATGAGAAGGCAGCCACAGAGTCAGCAGGATTATTATTCCAAGATTTTCTACGAGCTTTCGGCTTTGGTTTTGAATATCATGCGATCCCCGCCGCCGTCCATCGATTTTGCCGATCAGACTGCGGTTGCCCACCGCCGGCGGAGGGAGGAGCCGTCGTTTCAGCAGATGACGCCGGCGGGATTTGCTTCTCTGCTTCTTGGGATTTCCTTGGCCTTGATGCTGTGTGGATCGGTGACTTTTTTCCTTGGGTTTATTTTGATGCCTTGGGTTCTTGGGTTGGTGATAGTTTTGTACTTTGTTGGGGTGGTTTCGAGCATTTCGATGATTGGAAGGGCCATTCTGTGTTATAACTCCGCCCCTCCTTCTCCTAGGAAAGACATTCCTT